In a genomic window of Procambarus clarkii isolate CNS0578487 chromosome 10, FALCON_Pclarkii_2.0, whole genome shotgun sequence:
- the LOC138363174 gene encoding enoyl-[acyl-carrier-protein] reductase, mitochondrial-like produces the protein MLGRPALRRFALYPRTNVFANDIQRFRQFSGVGTSLVYEEYGDPEKVIVQTKTVLPKLQDDQVLIRMIAAPVNPADINTIQGVYAVKPRLPSVPGNEGVGEILDVGKNIGNELQPGDRIIPKINAFGTWCTHALASPSELIKVLYWLNNMVIQYCIHN, from the exons ATGTTGGGCAGACCAGCACTGCGACGCTTTGCTCTTTATCCTAGAACTAATGTATTTGCAAATGACATTCAGAGATTTAGACAGTTTTCTGGGGTTGGGACGTCGCTTGTGTACGAGGAGTATGGTGACCCCGAAAAGGTTATTGTGCAAACCAAGACGGTCCTTCCCAAGCTGCAGGACGATCAG GTGTTGATTCGAATGATAGCAGCACCTGTCAACCCAGCAGATATTAACACCATTCAAGGAGTTTATGCTGTGAAGCCTCGGCTTCCTAGTGTGCCAGGCAATGAAGGCGTCGGGGAGATTTTAGATGTTGGCAAAAATATTGGTAAtgaacttcaacctggagatcgtaTCATTCCCAAGATTAATGCTTTTGGCACATGGTGCACCCATGCTTTGGCTAGCCCAAGTGAACTGATCAAGGTACTGTACTGGCTTAATAATAtggtaatacagtactgtatccaTAATTAA